A single genomic interval of Antechinus flavipes isolate AdamAnt ecotype Samford, QLD, Australia chromosome 1, AdamAnt_v2, whole genome shotgun sequence harbors:
- the PELO gene encoding protein pelota homolog, whose amino-acid sequence MKLVRKDIEKDNAGQVTLVPEEPEDMWHTYNLLQVGDSLRASTIRKVQTESSTGSVGSNRVRTTLTLCVETIDFDSQACQLRVKGTNIQENEYVKMGAYHTIELEPNRQFTLAKKQWDSVVLERIEQACDPAWSADVAAVVMQEGLAHICLVTPSMTLTRAKVEVNIPRKRRGNCSQHDRALERFYEQVVQAIQRHIHFDVVKCVLVASPGFVREQFCDYMFQQAVKTDNKLLLENRSKFLQVHASSGHKYSLKEALCDPTVASRLSDTKAAGEVKALDDFYKMLQHEPDRAFYGLKQVEKANEALAIDTLLISDELFRHQDVATRSRYVKLVDSVRENAGTVRIFSSLHVSGEQLSQLTGVAAILRFPVPDLSDQESGSSSEED is encoded by the exons ATGAAGCTCGTGAGGAAGGACATCGAGAAGGACAACGCGGGCCAGGTGACTCTGGTGCCCGAGGAGCCCGAGGACATGTGGCACACTTACAATCTTCTGCAGGTGGGCGACAGCCTGCGTGCCTCCACCATCCGCAAGGTGCAGACCGAGTCCTCCACGGGCAGCGTGGGCAGCAACCGCGTGCGCACCACGCTCACACTCTGCGTGGAGACCATCGACTTCGACTCGCAGGCGTGCCAGCTGCGGGTCAAGGGCACCAACATCCAGGAGAACGAGTATGTCAAGATGGGGGCCTACCACACCATCGAGTTGGAGCCCAACCGCCAATTCACCCTGGCCAAGAAGCAGTGGGACAGCGTGGTCCTGGAGCGCATCGAGCAGGCATGCGACCCGGCGTGGAGCGCGGACGTGGCCGCAGTGGTCATGCAGGAAGGCCTCGCTCACATCTGCCTTGTCACGCCTAGCATGACCCTCACCCGAGCCAAGGTGGAGGTGAACATCCCCCGCAAGCGCCGGGGCAACTGCTCACAGCACGACCGGGCCCTGGAGCGCTTCTACGAGCAGGTGGTCCAGGCCATCCAGCGCCACATTCACTTCGACGTGGTCAAGTGCGTCCTGGTGGCCAGCCCCGGCTTTGTGAGGGAGCAGTTCTGCGACTACATGTTCCAGCAGGCCGTGAAGACGGACAACAAGCTGCTGCTGGAAAACCGGTCCAAATTCCTTCAG GTGCATGCCTCTTCTGGGCACAAATACTCACTGAAAGAGGCCCTTTGTGATCCTACTGTGGCCAGTCGCCTCTCAGACACCAAGGCTGCTGGTGAAGTAAAAGCCTTAGATGACTTCTACAAGATGTTGCAACATGAACCTGACCGAGCTTTCTATGGACTCAAGCAGGTGGAGAAGGCCAATGAGGCTCTGGCAATTGACACACTGCTCATCAGTGATGAGCTGTTCAGACACCAGGATGTAGCCACCCGAAGCAGATATGTGAAATTGGTGGACAGTGTCAGAGAGAATGCAGGCACAGTTCGGATATTTTCTAGTCTTCATGTATCTGGGGAGCAGCTCAGCCAGTTGACTGGAGTTGCTGCCATTCTGCGCTTCCCTGTCCCTGATCTTTCTGATCAGGAGTCTGGTTCAAGTTCTGAAGAGGATTAA